The following DNA comes from Brassica oleracea var. oleracea cultivar TO1000 chromosome C5, BOL, whole genome shotgun sequence.
AATCTCTCTCTGCATCAACCCTACACTGGTGGTGATGAAGTTGTTGTTGGAAATGGCTCGACTCTTCCGATAACACACACTGGTTCTATCACTTTACCCTCCACTAAGCGTCCTTTACTATTAAACAGAGTTCTCTGTGTACCTAATATTCACAGAAATCTTATCTATGTCCACCGGCTTTGTAATACTAATAGAGTTTCCGTTGAATTCTTTCCCACTTTGTTTCAGGTGAAGGATCTAACAACGGGGGCTCCTATACTCCAAGGACGCACCAAGGATAAACTATATGAGTGGCCTAAGTCTAATGTTCCTATCACCTCCTTCTACGCAACTCTAGACACCAAAACTACCTTCTCTCAATGGCACTCTCGCTTAGGCCACCCATCTTTCTCAATTTTAAAGTCTATTGTTTCCAGCAATTCTTTACCTTGTTTTGATTCGGCTTTAAAAACATTTGCTTGCAATGATTGTCTTCTCAATAAAGCTCATAGGCTTCCCTTTCATGAAAGCTCCATATCTTCTTCTCATCCTCTTGACTATATCTTTACTGATGTGTGGCAATCACCTATTCTCTCTACAGACAACTACAAGTATTATTTGGTTCTTGTAGATCACTTCACATGTTATACGTGGTTATATCCTCTTAAAGCTAAATCTCAGGTCAAAGAAACCTTCATTCTTTTTCGAGCTTTAGTTGAAAACTCTCTCGGTTTCAGGATCAAACATCTATATTCTGATAATGGAGGTGAGTTTCTAGCCTTAAAGCCTTTCCTCTCTGTCAATGGTATCTCTCATCTCACCAGTCCCCCTCACACACCTGAACACAATGGTGTCTCAGAAAGAAAACACAGACACATTGTTGAAACAGGTTTATCTCTTCTCACTCATGCAAACATACCTCTTTCTTACTGGCCCTTTGCGTTTTCCACAGCTGTTTTTTTAATAAACAGAATGCCAACTCCTGTTCTTTCACTTCAAAATCCTTACCAAATATTGTTCAATAAAAAGCCTCACTACAATAAGCTCAGAAGCTTTGGTTGTCTTTGTTTCCCCTGGCTCAGACCTTATTCACCAAACAAACTTGAACTCAGATCGTTACCTTGTGTGTTTCTTGGATATTCCTTAACCCAAAGCGCTTATCTCTGTCTAGAACCTAAGTCTGGAAGGATTTATACTTCTCGACATGTTAGGTTCAGTGAGACTGAGTACCCTTTCAAAAAGCTTTCCAACTTACCCTCTTCTGTCTCGCAGGAACATACACCTGCAGCTCCTAGTCATATACCTCTTTTTCTTCCTGTGCCACTTGATAGTTCACCAGGTGTGTCTGAGGCGTCGTCTCCTGTTTTAAGTTCTTCACCACTGGAACAACAAACACTGCCGGAACACACGGACTTACCGCAGCCCCAACTATCAACACTGGAACCAGAACAACATCACTCTGCTCCGTCCTCACCTCACCTGTCAGACAACAACAACAGCAGCCAGTCACAATCCTCTCAGTCTGGCACTGGTGTTTCCAGGAACTCCTCCAACAACCAGCCAGTCTCCACCAACCAGACAGGTTCCACCAGTTCACAGTCAAGTTCCCCTCCTCCTGCTGCAATCCGCAATCATCAGTCGATGCAAACTAGATCAAAGAATGCTATCACCAAACCAAACAAGAAGCTCTCATTGGTCTCTGTGGCTTGTCCCTCAGCACATCGTGAACCCAATACATGGCAACAAGCAATGAAAGATCGCCAGTGGAGGGCTTCTATGGGCTCTGAGTTCAACTCGCAAATCGCTAATCACACATGGGATTTGGTTCCCTTCAAGCCTCATATGAATGTTGTTGGTTGTCGTTGGGTGCACACTTTGAAGTACAATGCTGATGGTACCCTGAAACAACACAAATCCTGACTGGTCGCTAAAGGATATCATCAACGAGCTGGAATAGACTTCACGGACACGTTTAGTCCTGTGATTAAACCCACTACCATCAGGACGATTCTTGGCATAGCAGTAAACTGTGATTGGCAGATCCGTCAGCTTGATGTAAACAATGCTTTCCTGCAAGGCCATTTTACTGAAGAGGTATACATGAGTCAGCCACCAGGGTTTGTAACTTACCAAATATTGTTCAATAAAAAGCCTCACTACAATAAGCTCAGAAACTTTGGTTGTCTTTGTTTCCCCTGGCTTAGACCTTATTCACCAAACAAATTTGAACTCAGATCGTTACCTTGTGTGTTCCTTGGATATTCCTTAACCCAAAGCGCTTATCTCTGTCTAGAACCTAAGTCTGGAAGGATTTATACTTCTCGACATGTTAGGTTCAGTGAGACTGAGTACCCTTTCAAAAAGCTTTCCAACTTACCCTCTTCTGTCTCGCAGGAACATACACCTGCAGCTCCTAGTCATATACCTCTTTTTCTTCCTGTGCCACTTGATAGTTCACCAGGTGTGTCTGAGGCGTCGTCTCCTGTTTTAAGTTCTTCACCACTGGAACAACAAACACTGCCGGAACACACGGACTTACCGCAGCCCCAACTATCAACACTGGAACCAGAACAACATCACTCTGCTCCGTCCTCACCTCACCTGTCAGACAACAACAACAGCAGCCAGTCACAATCCTCTCAGTCTGGCACTGGTGTTTCCAGGAACTCCTCCAACAACCAGCCAGTCTCCACCAACCAGACAGGTTCCACCAGTTCACAGTCAAGTTCCCCTCCTCCTGCTGCAATCCGCAACCATCACTCGATGCAAACTAGATCAAAGAATGCCATCACCAAACCAAACAAGAAGCTCTCATTGGTCTCTGTGGCTTGTCCCTCAGCACATCGTGAACCCAATACATGGCAACAAGCAATGAAAGATCGCCAGTGGAGGGCTTCTATATTCGTTGAGTGATGCTTCGCTTTTCATCTTGAAACGGAACCAAGATTATGTATATCTACTTGTGTATGTCGATGACATGCTAGTCACAGGCACCAATCCTGCACTTGTGGATAACATAATCACACAGCTTGGAAGACGTTTTTCTATTAAGGACCTCGGTCAACTGAGCTACTTTCTTGGTGTTGAAGTTACAAAGACATCAAAGGGGCTTCATCTTATGCAGAGGAAATATATAAATGATCTCCTTCACAAGACAAACATGCTTGATGCCAAGACAGTAGCTACTCCACTTCCCTCATCACCGAAACTTAGTCTTCACTCAGGAGCACTGTTACAAGATCAGAAAGATTACAGAATGGTAGTGGGAAGCTTGCAATATTTAGCACTTACAAGGCCTGATATTTCTTATGCAGTCAACCGCCTTTCCCAATTCATGCATAGGCCGACAGAGGATCACTGGCAGGCTGCAAAAAGGGTCTTGAGGTACTTAGCAGGAACCACTACACACGGTATCTTGCTCACAAAGCAACAAGGTCCAGCTTTACACGCATTCTCAGACGCAGATTGGGCAGGGGACACTGATGATTACATTTCCACAAATGGTTATGTCATCTATCTTGGTAATCAACCCCTATCATGGTCGTCCAAGAAGCAGCAAGGGGTCTCACGCTCATCTACAGAAGCGGAATACAGAGCGGTAGCTAATGCAGCAGCGGAGTTACGGTGGATTTGCTCACTACTTACGGAGCTTGGAGTTATTCTACCCGAGAAACCAGCTATCTACTATGATAATATAGGCGCTACATACCTCTCTGCTAATCCTGTTTTCCATTCACGTATGAAACACATAGCAATTGATTTCCATTTTGTACGGGGACAGGTTCAGAATGGCATCCTCAGAGTAGCTCATGTTTCTTCAAAAGATCAGGTAGCTGATGGCTTGACAAAACCTCTGTCACGAACTAGGTTTCAGGAGCTCAGAAACAAGATTGGATCACTGGACTTCCTCCATCTTGAGGGGGTGTATTATGGAAACTCATATCATCGTATATTTAGTGTATCAATTATCATTACTACTGCCTTCTTCCTCACGCTTGTACTCTGTATATATTATTTTCTTTGTCAATAATATAGAATCATTCAGACCTATATACTTTATATTATGTGCTTCTGTGACTTTGAGGTTCTATTACGAAAAAAAAAACCCAATAAAGCATTGATAGATGCGTGCAAAAAAGAAGTGGTTTTTCAGTATACGTAAAATAAAATAAAAACGAGTCAAAGATTTTGCTAAAAAGAAAAAGAAAACAGTCAAGCTTTTTAGATTTGGTTGTATTATTATGGGGTGGGGTGATTATCACGGGTTTGATGTTAACACAAGCAAGTGGAAGTTGTCTTGTGGCGGACCTTCCTCGTTCCTAGTCTTTCGCATTTCACTGATTTAGTTTGACCAATTTCCATTATTATTTTTAGTAACAAAATATATGTTTTAAACAATTTTGATGTTCCAATATAATATATAAGATGTTTTCATTTTTCTAAGCAACTTTTTACTTTATTAAAAACTGTGCAACCAATCATATTTGATAATCTATTTTGTAATTGGTTGAATAACATTAATTTATAGTTTAAAAGATACTTTCTATACAAAACAATGATTTTCTTAATATGCGTGTTTTTATCTAAACATTTTATACTCAGGAACAAAAAGACTGTAAATCAAGATCTGGTTTTTAATTTTGTATAATAGACATCAATGTCTTGGTAGTTGTGGCCTGGGCAGTGATTAAAAAGCGATTTTAACTTGAAGCTTTCGATTGAAAAAAGTTCGAAATGTCATGATTATACATAATTGTGATTTCTAGTCTTAGACATACCTTAACGGCCGAACCTGATGCATGAAGCTTGTATATTATGGAAGAAACAAAATAATTTATCTTCAACCTTTCATATGACGTATGTTTTTTGGTGGTCTATGTTTTTTGTTTATTTAGCTGAAAGCAAGCATTGTACAATGCCTTGTTATTTTATATGCGACGTCGTCTATAAGGTTTTGGACGTATAATAAAGCATAAATAAACTGTAAGTTTACATAAGGGCATCATTATTGCAAGTCCTTAACCCGCAATTAAAGAACTTTTGGTTTGAGTTTCCGTAAAATCCTTAACCCAAATTATATACGCTTATATAATAAATACATATACATATATGTGTATTAAGGACCTAAACACAAAGACTTGCAATAATGATGCTCTTAAGGAGATGTACGATGTGTATATCATTCACATAAAGCGCTTCACTTCTAAGGGTATGAATGGTGACCGGGGAATGATGGGGAATAATGCATTCCCCAACGTTCCTATAAAAAATCACCATTCGCAAGGAATAATAATTCCTTCTCATTCCCTCTCGTTCCTGTTTTTGTAGAGAATTAAAGGATAAAATTATTCCTTGTTAAATTTGAGAAGGAACAACCATTCCTTTTCATTCCTGCTATTTTTTTCCCGTATATTCCTTTTCTGTTTGTTCCTCTTGTTTCCCGAATGGTCACCAGTCAGACCCTAAGAAGCGACTTTCCCTACAAGATACATTTACGTAGATGGCATCTTAATCATGTTCTACTAACATATTTATTTAATTAAAAAATCCAGCAGTATTTTACAAAATTATAAATGGCACACGTGTGGGGGCACAAAGCCAGATAAGCTCGTTCCTCATACTCTCACAACAAGCATACCTTGTTCTTTGCTTTCTGAGTTTCTGTGTATTCGAAACTCGTTTAAATGCCGAGAAGTCTAGAGCCGTTGGATCTAGGAATCCAGATACCGTACCATTTCAGATGTCCAATCTCACTAGAGCTGATGCGTGACCCGGTAACCGTCTGCACCGGTCAAACCTACGACCGAACAAGCATCGAGTCATGGGTCTCCACAGGAACCAACACGACATGTCCTGTCACACGCGCTCCTCTGTCCGACTTCACTCTCATCCCAAACCACACTCTCCGCCGTCTCATCCAAGAATGGTGCGTCGCCAACCGCTCCAACGGCGTCGAGCGCATCCCTACTCCCAAACAGCCCGCTGATCCAACCTCCGTCCGATCTCTCCTCAGCCAAGCCTCCGCCGCGTGTGGAACTCACGTCTCCATTCGCTCCCGCGCCGCCGCCCTCCGCCGTTTGCGTGCGTTCGCGCGCGATTCCGAAAAGAACCGCGTTTTGATCGCGGCGCACAACGCCAAAGAGATTCTGATCAGGATTCTGTTCTCCGACGTGGCTCCAGAGCTGGTCTCCGAGTCCCTCGCTCTTCTAGCTATGTTCCCGATGACGGAGCCTGATCAGTGCGAATCTATAATCTCGGATGCGGGTCGGGTCGGGTTCCTGACCCGGTTACTATTCGATTCCTCTATCGAAACGCGCGTTAACGCGGCCGCGTTGATAGAGATGGTTGTGACGGGATCGAAGACGGCTGATATCAAAGGAACGGTTTTAACCTCTGAGTGTATATTCGAAGGAGTTATCGATCTTCTACGTAATCCTACGGTAACGTCGTCCCCACGGCGAGCTCTCAAGATCGGAGTCAAAGCCCTGTTCGCGCTCTGCCTCGCCAAAAACACGCGCCGCATCGCCGTATCCTCCGGTGCACCGGAGATTCTAATCGACAGACTCGCGGCGGGATTAGACAGGTGCGACACCGAGCGAGCTCTGGCTACGGTGGAGCTTCTCTGCCGGACGGCGGAGGGATGCGCGGCGTTCGGCGAGCACGCTCTGACGGTGCCGCTTCTTGTGAAGACGATTCTGAGGGTTTCGGATCGTGCGACGGAGTACGCGGCGGGAGCGTTGTTGGCGCTTTGCACGGCGGAGGAAAGGTGGAGAGACGAGGCGGTGGCGGCGGGAGTGGTGGTGCAGTTGCTGCTGATGGTGCAGAGTGAGTGTACGGAGAGGGCGAAGAGGAAGGCACAGAAGCTGCTGAAGCTTCTGAGAGACTCGTCGCTTGACTACTCCTTCGCTAACTCCGATGATTTCGCCTGCAGCGAAGTGGTCCCCTTTTGATCTTTTTTTTAATTAATTCCACAGTAATTATTTTTTAGTCTTTTTTTTTTGAGCAATTAGTAGAAAAGGAAAAAGAAAACACGTAAAGTGGTTATTTTTTTATGAAAAAAATGTGAATTAAAAAATACAAAAAGGTTTGATTTGATGACCATAATTTATATACTGGTTTTTTTCTTCAGTGTATGCAACTAATTTGTCTTCTTATTGATTGGCTTTTGGAGCTGGGAAAAGTTGTTAAAAAGCAAATGGAAGATATGCTAAAAGCCTTTAAAGTCATTCTTGTATGATGTACAGCTCTCTTGTTGAGTGCCGTGAGTTTTCTAATGAAATGTCATTATAGTGTTCTCTGCTTTACATGATGTAGAGAACTCTTGTTCATTTATCTTCTTTACGGGCTTAAAAAGGGCCGAAACTTAATATGTACAGCCCAATACAGTAGTAAAAAAGGCAACTCAGTTTGGTTTCCAGGTTTACGTGGATACATTTCGTTTTATTATCAAAATCAGAAAAGAGTCTACACTCAACACATCTCAGAAACACAAACATACACACACAGTTCATTACTCACCCCATATATACACAAACACAAACCAAAGCCCTTGTAAGAACCCTCTTCTTTTATTTTATTCATTACATAGTCAAGGCAAGATATTTCTTGCTGCTCACTCTTTTCTTCCTGAACAACAGCCTCTTCAAGAACCCTACTCCTTGCTTCTTTCTTGGAACCATCTCCATCTTCCCACCTTTCGCCTTCTCTGGTTCGTACACGATCAAGGCGTTGTTATTGTTACCATCATTATGAGTAACGCTGTTATAGGATGATGAATCTTTGGCCGTTGCGTCTTCAATACTTTCCCGGAGAGAAGGTCTTTTGTGTAGAAATTTCATTGTGCTGCTAGTTTCTGTT
Coding sequences within:
- the LOC106345119 gene encoding uncharacterized mitochondrial protein AtMg00810-like; the protein is MLVTGTNPALVDNIITQLGRRFSIKDLGQLSYFLGVEVTKTSKGLHLMQRKYINDLLHKTNMLDAKTVATPLPSSPKLSLHSGALLQDQKDYRMVVGSLQYLALTRPDISYAVNRLSQFMHRPTEDHWQAAKRVLRYLAGTTTHGILLTKQQGPALHAFSDADWAGDTDDYISTNGYVIYLGNQPLSWSSKKQQGVSRSSTEAEYRAVANAAAELRWICSLLTELGVILPEKPAIYYDNIGATYLSANPVFHSRSEWHPQSSSCFFKRSGS
- the LOC106295013 gene encoding U-box domain-containing protein 25, translating into MPRSLEPLDLGIQIPYHFRCPISLELMRDPVTVCTGQTYDRTSIESWVSTGTNTTCPVTRAPLSDFTLIPNHTLRRLIQEWCVANRSNGVERIPTPKQPADPTSVRSLLSQASAACGTHVSIRSRAAALRRLRAFARDSEKNRVLIAAHNAKEILIRILFSDVAPELVSESLALLAMFPMTEPDQCESIISDAGRVGFLTRLLFDSSIETRVNAAALIEMVVTGSKTADIKGTVLTSECIFEGVIDLLRNPTVTSSPRRALKIGVKALFALCLAKNTRRIAVSSGAPEILIDRLAAGLDRCDTERALATVELLCRTAEGCAAFGEHALTVPLLVKTILRVSDRATEYAAGALLALCTAEERWRDEAVAAGVVVQLLLMVQSECTERAKRKAQKLLKLLRDSSLDYSFANSDDFACSEVVPF